TTACGCTTGCCGCATACGAGTGCAATTCCCTGAAATTCCCGCGCCCTCCATATCCAGATGAGTGAGTATCTCCCAATCGCCGTTCTCCGTTCCCCGTTGTCATACTTCTGACTTTTCTGACTCATCTGCAGCATCATCTGCCCGGAGGAGCCGTATGATAAACGGGTGCCCAATCTGTGGGCCATCATGTCAAAGGTTCGACTGGAGGCATTCCTTTGGGGCGCTGGCACGGCCCTGGGCGAGCTGCCGCCGTACTTCATGGCCAAGGCGGCGCGTCTCTCCGGGTACGATCCGGACGATGCTGAGGAGCTGGCCGAGTTCGAGGCCCTGAACGCCAAGAGGAATCAGAAGAACCTCAGTTTAATGGACAAGGGAAAGCTGTTCATGGAGCGCGTGGTGGAGCGCATTGGCTTCTTCGGCATCTTGGCCTGTGCAAGTGTAAGTGGGAACGGATGTGGAAAATCCTAGAACAATACTGACTATGAAATTCCTTGCAGATTCCCAATCCCTTATTCGATCTGGCTGGCATCACTTGCGGCCATTTTCTAGTGCCATTCTGGACCTTCTTCGGAGCCACACTGATCGGCAAGGCCATCATCAAAATGCACATACAGAAAATCTTCGTGATCATTGCCTTTAATGAAACGCTGATTGAGCGAGCAGTGGATCTTCTGGCCTCGCTGCCATACTTCGGTCATAAGCTGCAGGAGCCCTTTAAGGCCTTTctcaaaaaccaaaagcagcGCCTCCATCGTCAACAGCGTGGCAAgggtgctgctgttggcccCGATTCAGGCAATCTGCTATCGAAGATTTTCGAGGCGTTTGTAATTGGAATGGTGTGCTATTTTGTTGTgtcaattgttaactctctgGCGCAAAGCTATCACAAGCGTCTGCACCGAAAGACTCCGTCACCGGCATTAGGGACGGGtccggcctcggcctcgggcTCGGCGTCGGTCAAGGCAGTACCAGTGCCTGTGACCACGCCTACGCCCTCGGCTACGGTCACATCCAAGAAGCATGCCAAGCAGCGGGCTCTACGCGAATAGAGGAGACTTCAATCCAAAATCACAAGCCCCAAGCCCAAAATCTCTTGAGTTGATACAATTTCCAGAACCCCCTCCAAACCCGTTTCCTATCGAAGTCTTAAGTTATtgtacctatatatatatttttttttgtgttttcgtgtccttgttttagtcaaattTTCAACTTGGAAGTGTACGCTTTGTATGGGATGTCAAGAGGCAGATGCATCCGGCCGGTACGGAACGGATACGGCGGCGCTAGCTCGAGAACTTAGATTAAGTCCAAGAATCAGCAAGGAGCAGAAAATTACTagtaaaaaattaaaaacaaatatacaacagcaacaacaacaaaataagtagaaatatacatatgtatatgtatgtatgcatctgtgtgtgaCTGTACTATGAAAAgtaaaagagaaagagagagagagagacagacagacggacagacagagaggggcTAGCTAGTCGGCagataaaatgcaaattgtgcTAAAAGACATTGAAGAAGAGTAGAAGCAGAAGTAGAATGGTTGCTGAAATGctgaaaacagaaacaaaacaaaaagaaaataggAAAAATAAACGTAATATGAATAAACAAATGCACAGACGGACGTTTTGCTTAATCAAGCGGACTGGACTCTCTTGATTGCATTAAGATATCCGCTCCATTTGGCTGAGATTTCATTTCCAGATTCAGATCCGTCATCAACAGTTGGCTTTCATTAAGCCCCTGGCAACGGGTACGACTGCCGACACAACTGTCCCTCCCCGCCCACGTGATGTCTTACGTATAGCCGAGTGGCCAGCTCGAAGGACAATTGCTGCGTCCACGTGGATGGGTGGAGTGGCCGGTAAGGGGTGGGGGACGATGGAATAAACGAGCTTTGCGACGCGCTTTGAATGCCTAATCCTGTCAACAACTACAGTTCCGtaaaacaacaagaacaacagctGAAATAACAAGAACTGAAGGAAGGCGTCGGCACCACCGAATCGtctgatacccttgcagatcgcTCGTTGCTATGGTACAGCGACCCGTATATATACATTCTTCTTCCCGTGTGAAACATCTCGTACAAGTCGTATTGCCCTCTGGAAGCGAATTGCAAGGAGAAATGCAAACAGCGATGACAACTGCCAGCGGCTAACGGTACAATGTCAACACTTGGCCAGAGCGAGAGGCaaaggggcagtggcaggggcggGCACTGACGGACTGACATACTCGGACATGACAGGACGTGCAGAATGCCAGCAAcaagaaatattttcatttagcTGTCGACAGAATTCTTTTAAAATGGACACATGCTCCACCCGTCACTGCCCCGCTCCACTCCCGGCCATACTCCGCTCTACTGCTCTGCTACGTCGGGTAGCTTCCCACTGAAAGGGGGGAAACCAGCTACAGTGGTCTCCTGCTACCGTCAAGGATTTAGCTTCAGGGCAAAGGTAGCATAGGAGCGGGTGAGGGAGAGGTCGTGTGCGCACAAACTGGTCACACCTCACGCTCCATGCCAACGcccagacaggcagacagacagagacgaaGATGAAGAGTTTTCGGCAGGGCAATCGCTTGTCTCTCTCTGCCGCTCAGTGCGTTCTCTGATACACAGCCTGTGCAGCTCCCGGATCACTACTTTCAGATAGGacaaaaaaccacacaaaaaaaattacagcATTTAGTCATAAAACTCACTAATGCCAACTCCCCCCACTCGATCTGCCCCCTAATTCCTACTCAGACAACCATCTCCCCCTCATTTTACCAGTGAAGGGCAGCAAAGCTCCACTCCGCTGCCGCTCTAAAAACACGTTTGCATTGCTGTCGGCTCACCAAAGTATGCGATACAGTTATGACTAGGCGGGAGGGAGAGCAGGGAAATCAAGGACAGAGAGACCGGGAGCGAGCGAGCGCGTGTGCGTCTATTCGTGCTCAAGTGCTTTACTTCTCCACTACCACTTTCCATTCCCCTCAGCCGCCCCCTTCCGACGGAGCTTTGCTTTCGGCCTGCTTGCGTGCAAATATGACTAAAGCTCCTCCGGCAAGTGGCTCCCCCCCGCGAGCACTACCGCGCCGCACTACCCCGCCACTTTGACAGCTTCCTGCGCGTGGCCATATGGCCGTTAGCTGACGACTCCACTGTGCAACAGGCAGAGGGGGCAGCGGGTGGCGCAGGGACGACGTGCGTCCGTCACTCCGGCAGGGCGAAAGTTCTTGGAGATGGCACTGGATAGTATACGCACCTATCGCTGAGTTCTAAGGCCTATGCAAGGTGTATTTCCACAAGGTGAGGCCTTGCCACAGACCGATCTTAACGGTagtttgatttttattcaagTTACCCAAAAgtatgtgtggatgtgtgaTATACAACGAACGAGAAAGATAGACAAATTATGCCAatttaaatcctttaacaGAGATCACACAAAAACAATGGATCGCAAGAAGCTTTACATT
The sequence above is a segment of the Drosophila pseudoobscura strain MV-25-SWS-2005 chromosome X, UCI_Dpse_MV25, whole genome shotgun sequence genome. Coding sequences within it:
- the Tango5 gene encoding vacuole membrane protein 1 — its product is MSQHSKREKDTAANSTKSHAQSTRHTSGSSSANKHSHKKQMPNGSLKANSNTKPNQNSNSSSTTTKVSTMLTTGSASGSRSGSGSGSSSSVSPSSSSSAPLLSQVQGKFQMSKKEKNQKDKQRERERIEREQFVLWRRPFDTSLYCGLELMALLRTWSSRLLQQRLLLAALIVLGVLFSVIYRIDGPHQLAIELVHRNTWFFVYWLGLGVLSSVGLGTGLHTFLLYLGPHIASVTLAAYECNSLKFPRPPYPDDIICPEEPYDKRVPNLWAIMSKVRLEAFLWGAGTALGELPPYFMAKAARLSGYDPDDAEELAEFEALNAKRNQKNLSLMDKGKLFMERVVERIGFFGILACASIPNPLFDLAGITCGHFLVPFWTFFGATLIGKAIIKMHIQKIFVIIAFNETLIERAVDLLASLPYFGHKLQEPFKAFLKNQKQRLHRQQRGKGAAVGPDSGNLLSKIFEAFVIGMVCYFVVSIVNSLAQSYHKRLHRKTPSPALGTGPASASGSASVKAVPVPVTTPTPSATVTSKKHAKQRALRE